One Vairimorpha necatrix chromosome 7, complete sequence DNA segment encodes these proteins:
- a CDS encoding proteasome subunit RPN7 (RPN7) — protein MDFNFKYPTLDLQYLLHKSSDSNGKEALRKHLLDNSMYSVYQSCISKNILQDNKQDLKTIQTTKQEKLNHLLELKDKDPENISYIKSLDIQIAELFAQFLDTEEALEIFKNILKDESSFSLQMDIYLCRIRIGMLIKNKKLVEENVNLANDCCELGCDWDRRNKFKIYKAIYNLKKGDFNSAAFLFSESLPSFEKNEVVDFKNAVNYLIFSGLLTFERSNIKKLLLECPEVLEIGSVESIQLIKSMYECNYYEFLPNLYKYLMTVKDDFYCQNFVDFFCKEMKIKIYKQLLDSYQSIDLRNMANLFGIQADYLENDLGTYIVEKRLNCKIDRISYTIVVQEEEYDGLKNVIVNGSNLIKTIYNNIQ, from the coding sequence ATGgatttcaattttaaatatcccACACTCGATCTTCAATATTTGCTCCATAAATCTTCAGATTCAAATGGCAAAGAAGCCTTAAGGAAACATCTCCTTGATAATTCCATGTACTCAGTCTACCAATCATGCATCTCAAAGAACATCCTCCAAGATAACAAACAAGATCTAAAAACAATACAAACCACTAAACAAGAAAAACTCAACCACCTACTCGAATTAAAAGACAAGGATCCAGAGAAcatttcttatataaaatctCTCGATATACAAATTGCCGAATTATTTGCCCAATTTCTAGACACAGAAGAAGCCTTagaaatattcaaaaatattctaaaagACGAGTCAAGTTTCAGTCTCCAGATGgacatttatttatgcagAATAAGAATTGGaatgttaataaaaaacaagaaattaGTAGAAGAAAATGTAAATCTGGCAAATGACTGCTGTGAATTGGGCTGTGACTGGGACAGAAGGAACAAGTTCAAGATTTATAAAGCCATTTATAATCTGAAAAAAGGAGACTTCAATTCTGCCGCTTTTTTGTTCAGTGAATCTCTGCCTTCTTTTGAGAAAAATGAAGTCGTAGATTTCAAAAATGCCGTGAATTATTTGATCTTTTCCGGGTTACTGACCTTTGAGAGAtcaaatattaagaaattaCTACTAGAATGTCCAGAAGTACTGGAGATTGGCAGTGTAGAAAGTATACAATTGATTAAATCAATGTATGAGTGCAATTATTACGAATTTTTACCCAAtctatacaaatatttgatGACTGTCAAAGATGATTTCTATTGTCAAAATTTCGTAGATTTCTTTTGTaaagaaatgaaaattaagatttataaacaattaCTCGATAGCTACCAATCTATAGATTTGAGGAATATGGCGAATCTATTTGGTATTCAAGCAGATTATTTGGAAAATGATCTGGGAACTTATATAGTAGAAAAAAGACTGAACTGTAAAATCGACAGAATTTCTTATACAATTGTAGTACAAGAAGAGGAATATGATGGACTGAAGAATGTTATAGTGAATGGATCGAATCTTATAAAGACAATTTACAATAacatacaataa
- a CDS encoding putative exosome complex exonuclease — protein MNKIETTLGIIHKSKGSALYKCADTSVLCTVDFNNRHEQSKIEEYDKLSIDIKFRNINNKSYDEYYSTLIKSVLKKCILNIDICKSVYINLIVDSTSSNTLWCSINALFLGLIECGIPLEYSLYASTSFTNKEDVFLYDKTGKLIWYHGFCNIKSINMDSVYEFYKYVKEVQDFTIKKNLTI, from the coding sequence ATGAATAAAATAGAGACCACTCTTGGTATAATTCATAAATCCAAAGGCAGTGCCCTCTACAAATGCGCAGACACTTCTGTCTTATGCACAGtagattttaataatagaCATGAGCAATCCAAAATAGAAGAATACGACAAATTGTCTATAGacataaaatttagaaatataaataataaatcttatGATGAATATTATTCTACACTAATCAAGAGTGTCTTAAAGAAGTGTATCTTGAATATTGACATATGTAAATCTGTctatattaatttgataGTAGACAGTACTAGTTCTAATACTTTATGGTGTTCTATAAATGCCCTGTTTCTCGGACTTATAGAGTGCGGCATTCCTTTGGAATATTCGCTATATGCGAGTACGtcttttacaaataaagaagatgTGTTTTTATATGACAAAACTGGCAAATTAATTTGGTACCATGgtttttgtaatataaaaagtataaatatGGATTCTGTGTATGAATTCTATAAGTATGTTAAAGAAGTACAAGACTttacaattaaaaagaaccttacaatttaa
- a CDS encoding CDC7-like protein kinase, translating into MSENLDIDEVEHLKFLKNRFVIINRIGEGTFSRVYKAMDIKNNRYYALKAITKTSSPNRIIDELAFLVKLKGLNNCVPLNGVLRHEDQVVGIFPYFEYTDFRDILTTATIYDIKKYMYNLLIAIEHVHSCNIIHRDIKPGNFLYNRDTETGWLIDFGLAQYETKHDTKKKMENEKSKTKPQIFFNTVVSKSKPPGYYERDTRPTIKAPRAGTRGFRAPEVVFKYPYQTNAIDIWSAGVIFLNLLTGQYPFFYSGEDIDALVEMGTIFGHKEMRKAAKQYNRVWKSNIDTIPEDRVPFEKIVDSLGVFNIPESDAHDLLYRMLDLNVETRITAEEALEHSFFDSIKS; encoded by the coding sequence ATGTCTGAAAATTTGGATATTGACGAGGTAGAACATCTGAAATTTCTTAAGAATAGAtttgtaattataaatagaaTAGGCGAAGGAACATTTAGTAGAGTGTATAAAGCTATGGACATCAAAAACAATAGATATTACGCTCTAAAAGCCATTACTAAAACAAGTTCGCCCAATAGAATAATAGACGAGCTTGCTTTTTTAGTCAAATTAAAAGGTCTTAATAATTGTGTACCACTAAATGGTGTTTTAAGGCACGAAGACCAAGTCGTAGGAATATTTCcatattttgaatatacAGATTTTAGAGATATTTTAACCACTGCTACGATTTACGACATTAAGAAATACATGTACAATCTCCTGATAGCCATCGAACATGTTCATTCTTGTAATATAATTCATAGAGATATAAAACCaggaaattttttatataaccGAGACACCGAGACTGGGTGGCTCATAGATTTCGGACTAGCGCAGTACGAAACAAAACACGacacaaaaaagaaaatggaGAATGAGAAATCTAAAACGAAGCcgcaaatattttttaataccGTCGTGTCGAAATCTAAGCCACCAGGATATTACGAAAGAGACACGAGACCAACAATAAAAGCCCCCAGAGCGGGCACACGTGGATTTCGAGCACCAGAGGTCGTCTTTAAATATCCATACCAAACTAATGCCATTGACATTTGGTCGGCGGGCGTcattttcttaaatttgCTGACTGGTCAATatccatttttttattctggCGAAGACATTGACGCGCTAGTTGAAATGGGCACGATTTTCGGCCATAAAGAAATGCGAAAAGCAGCCAAACAGTACAATAGAGTGTGGAAATCTAATATTGATACAATTCCTGAGGATAGAGTCCCTTTTGAGAAGATTGTTGATAGTCTCGgagtttttaatattccAGAAAGCGATGCTCACGATCTTCTTTATAGAATGTTAGATCTCAACGTAGAAACACGAATCACGGCCGAAGAAGCCCTTGAACACAGTTTCTTCGattctataaaatcttag
- a CDS encoding proteasome subunit RPT3 (RPT3): protein MLKNNISPDQKFLIYKQKEREYNLLTIREEYVRKEIEILKREERHAREEINRVKSVPLIMGQFLEPIDSNTAIVGSTAGSNSVVKILSTVDRELLKPNTTVALHRHSNAIVDVLPPEADSSIPVMADSEKPDVTYSDVGGLDVQKQEIRETVELPLLHHDLYKQIGIEPPRGVLLYGPPGTGKTMLVKAVANHTKATFISINGSEFVQKYLGEGPRMVRDVFRLAREHEPSIMFIDEADSIATKRFDASTSADREVQRVLLELLNQMDGFDQNCNVRVIMATNRADTIDPALLRPGRLDRKIEFPLPDRRQKRLVFSTITSKMSLSNDVDIEALVNRPDRISCADINSICQEAGTLAVRSSRYVVNHKDFEEAYTKVVEKNDAQPDFYY from the coding sequence atgttaaaaaacaatatttccccagatcaaaaatttttaatttacaaacaaaaagaacgggaatataatttattgacAATCAGAGAAGAATATGTAAGAAAAGAgattgaaatattaaaaagagaAGAAAGACATGCCCGGGAAGAAATCAACAGAGTCAAAAGTGTGCCTCTTATAATGGGACAATTTTTAGAACCAATAGACAGCAATACTGCGATCGTGGGAAGTACAGCGGGTAGTAATTCTGTAGTGAAAATATTGAGCACCGTAGACAGAGAACTTTTAAAACCAAATACGACTGTGGCTTTACACAGACACTCCAATGCAATTGTTGATGTTTTGCCTCCTGAGGCTGACAGTTCAATTCCAGTGATGGCAGACAGCGAGAAGCCTGACGTGACTTATTCAGACGTAGGAGGACTTGATGTGCAGAAACAGGAAATTAGAGAGACAGTCGAACTGCCTCTTTTGCATCATGATTTGTATAAACAAATAGGGATTGAACCACCAAGAGGCGTACTTTTGTATGGCCCACCTGGCACAGGAAAAACAATGTTGGTCAAGGCCGTGGCTAACCACACCAAGGCGACTTTCATTTCTATAAATGGATCAGAATTTGTCCAAAAATATCTTGGAGAAGGTCCCAGAATGGTAAGAGATGTGTTCAGATTGGCAAGAGAACATGAGCCAAGTATTATGTTTATCGACGAGGCTGATTCCATAGCCACGAAGAGATTTGATGCTTCTACCTCTGCTGATCGCGAAGTCCAGCGAGTTCTTCTTGAATTACTAAATCAAATGGACGGATTTGATCAAAATTGTAATGTGCGTGTAATTATGGCCACGAACAGGGCCGACACAATCGACCCCGCATTATTGAGACCGGGAAGATTGGACAGGAAAATTGAATTTCCTCTTCCAGATCGAAGACAAAAAAGACTTGTGTTTTCTACTATCACTAGTAAAATGAGCTTATCTAACGATGTAGATATAGAAGCCTTGGTCAATAGACCAGATAGAATAAGCTGCGCTGATATAAATTCTATTTGTCAAGAAGCTGGTACTCTCGCAGTGAGATCAAGTAGATATGTAGTAAATCATAAAGACTTTGAAGAAGCTTACACGAAGGTAGTCGAAAAAAATGATGCTCAACcagatttttattattaa
- a CDS encoding V-type proton ATPase subunit D (VMA6) produces MADQRIPTFPTRMNLKIIDNKEKSAEKGKVLLKRKSDSLKQKFKAIEKEYNEKKKDINKMLRDAFFKLSEAEFLGANVQMYIQECQKQHVNVKTEVEVISGITLTTFTLDKSNLTNIVWLDRSGQLLNECRNNFINVLELLVELSALTANFKLLEQVLLSTNRRVNALEYNVIPRLQNTINYINSELDEQDREDFFRLKKIQSLKNKK; encoded by the coding sequence ATGGCTGATCAAAGAATACCAACTTTTCCTACACGAATgaatctaaaaattatagataacaaagaaaaaagcGCAGAGAAAGGCAAAGTTCTTCTTAAAAGGAAGAGTGATTCacttaaacaaaaatttaaagcaatagaaaaagaatataatgaaaaaaagaaagatataaataaaatgctCAGAGATGCATTTTTCAAGCTTTCTGAGGCCGAATTTCTCGGCGCAAATGTACAAATGTACATACAAGAGTGTCAGAAACAGCATGTCAATGTTAAAACAGAAGTAGAAGTTATTTCTGGAATTACTTTGACTACTTTTACACTTGATAAATCTAATTTAACTAATATTGTGTGGTTAGACAGAAGTGGACAACTTTTAAATGAAtgtagaaataattttataaatgttttagaATTATTAGTAGAGCTTTCTGCGCTTACTGCGAATTTTAAACTTCTAGAACAAGTTTTATTGTCAACAAATAGACGAGTCAACGCTCTTGAGTACAATGTCATCCCTAGGTTGCAAAATactattaattatattaattctGAGTTAGATGAACAAGACAGAGAAGATTTTTTCagattaaaaaagattcaaagcctaaaaaataaaaaataa
- a CDS encoding putative U1 small nuclear ribonucleoprotein: MKKFKCEICNKKLHINTYRARKMHINGYKHKLLKETRVMELNEDEKIKYELERNKRLFGEKYDLFFGKQNFGFRLPPYNFKQDFTIPPCPKNFKLPRYFDFTNSDNFKPDINENLQDILKKLT; the protein is encoded by the coding sequence atgaaaaaatttaaatgtgAAATTTGCAATAAGAAATTGCATATAAACACATACAGAGCGAGAAAAATGCATATTAATGGTTATAAAcacaaattattaaaagaaacgCGAGTTATGGAACTAAATGaagatgaaaaaattaaatatgaacTGGAGAGGaataaaagattatttggagaaaaatatgatttattttttggtaaacaaaattttggaTTTCGACTTCCTCCGtacaattttaaacaaGATTTTACAATTCCACCTTGtccaaaaaattttaaacttcctcgatattttgattttacgAATTCGGATAATTTTAAGCCAGACattaatgaaaatttacaagatattctaaaaaaattaacataA
- a CDS encoding RNA cytidine acetlytransferase (KRE33), whose amino-acid sequence MSKNIDDRIFSLVKYSNYVNHRCFFVLIGEHTKVHIPAIYNILSSNSTRSVESIIWCHKNKNIVKEVKTAQNSEEDQSKLNEFFKAQDIQFVSYNESEKILGQTVDMLILQDFESLTPNLIALSVETVRGGGIIVLLLDNVNSIESMIKRKSDFLLDDDFVPRYNKRLFRSLIDMKFTLFLDDAFKVLPISKFNLDASNLKSIKNKEIKSESEILDSDKCLINLAKTKDQNLIVKELIKAVKDRTERSIYSIQAGRGRGKSVALGIAISKAIDLKFSSIYISAPALENIKMVFEFIIHGLESLGYEKYKDFKIIYSFKSKKRLVQRIEILKNIKQTIEYHSPFEELKYHPDMLIVDEAAAIPLPLLKKLLFPNLIIMATTNSGYEGTGRAFSSKMAEYLRVQANEENHFAYKELFMNASIRYGENDPVEKWLNKTLLLNTEVSKISKCPIPSSCELYYIDKNVLFSGNSHSESILNDVFSLFIASHYKNSPDDIQILADSPNHEIFTLITSNEDDAALPRVLCAIHIAFEGRCERGSNKKGNLIPWIVSETNFDSDFIEYLGIRIIRIAVHPDYMSMGYGSYALELLMKWFKTNQHSSLTRLRIPTNDNENNVMFYDSNEILIPKISWIGTSFGVTERLLNFWKKHELIPICIKQKVSFITGENSIILMKSLDERLNDKLKKYYKNFKMRFTGQMAYNFRNLSAAICIVLLFNKVSTGIEDKIIFSEESCDRIERYCKGTIDILDIIDLLPLIARIYFSDQTNTCLSFLQQSVLLQIGCQQKSLDDVGKIHSLKVYEVNTILMKIMNLLKNDIIKK is encoded by the coding sequence atgtctaaaaatattgatgatagaattttttcattagtAAAATATAGTAATTATGTAAATCACagatgtttttttgttttaatagGTGAACATACTAAAGTTCATATTCCTGcgatttacaatattttatcttctaATTCTACAAGATCTGTTGAATCAATAATTTGGtgtcataaaaataaaaatattgtaaaagaAGTTAAAACAGCTCAGAACAGCGAAGAAGATCAAAGCAAGCtcaatgaattttttaaggcTCAAGATATTCAATTTGTAAGTTATAATGAAagtgaaaaaattttaggaCAAACTGTCGATATGTTAATTTTGCAAGATTTTGAATCTTTGACACCAAATCTCATTGCTCTAAGCGTAGAAACAGTGCGAGGTGGTGGTATAATAGTTTTACTACTTGATAATGTGAATTCTATTGAGTCTATGATAAAACGCAAgtctgattttttattagatgATGATTTTGTGCCTAGGTATAATAAAAGACTTTTTAGATCGTTAATTGATATGAAATTTACATTATTTCTTGATGACGCCTTTAAAGTCTTACctatttcaaaatttaatttagacGCGTCAAACTTgaaatctataaaaaataaagaaattaaatcaGAATCGGAAATATTAGACTCTGATAAATGTCTAATTAATCTTGCTAAAACAAAagatcaaaatttaatagtCAAGGAATTAATTAAAGCTGTCAAAGATCGAACAGAACGCTCAATCTATTCTATACAAGCAGGACGTGGAAGAGGAAAATCTGTTGCTTTAGGAATCGCGATCTCTAAAGCTATAgatctaaaattttcatctatttatatttcagCGCCCgctttagaaaatataaaaatggtTTTTGAGTTTATCATACACGGATTAGAATCTTTAGGTTacgaaaaatataaagatttcaaaattatttattcatTTAAGTCTAAAAAACGGTTAGTTCAACgtatagaaattttaaaaaatataaagcaAACAATAGAATATCATTCGCCATTTGAAGAACTTAAATATCATCCTGATATGTTAATAGTAGACGAAGCAGCTGCAATACCACTGCctttactaaaaaaattattatttccaaatttgataattatgGCCACTACAAATAGCGGGTACGAAGGGACAGGCAGAGCTTTTTCTAGTAAAATGGCGGAATATTTACGCGTCCAAGCGAATGAAGAAAATCATTTTGCGtataaagaattatttatGAACGCAAGTATTCGTTACGGCGAAAATGATCCAGTGGAAAAATGGCTAAATAAGACACTCTTACTTAATACAGAAGTCAGTAAAATCAGTAAATGTCCCATACCATCAAGTTGTGAGCTTTATTATATCGATAAAAATGTGCTTTTTAGTGGCAATTCCCATAGCGAAtctattttaaatgatGTTTTTAGTCTGTTTATTGCATCTcactataaaaatagtCCTGATGACATACAAATATTGGCAGATTCTCCTAACCAcgaaatttttacattaatCACGTCAAACGAGGACGACGCAGCTCTGCCTCGTGTTTTGTGCGCGATTCACATCGCGTTCGAGGGAAGATGCGAGCGCGgaagtaataaaaaaggcAATTTAATTCCTTGGATCGTATCAGAAACCAATTTTGATTCGGATTTTATTGAATATCTTGGAATTAGAATCATCAGAATAGCAGTTCATCCTGATTATATGTCTATGGGCTATGGATCTTATGCATTGGAACTATTAATGAAATGGTTTAAAACTAATCAACATTCTTCATTGACAAGATTGAGAATACCAACTAATGATAATGAAAACAATGTCATGTTTTATGATtcaaatgaaattttaataccTAAAATATCCTGGATAGGTACTTCTTTTGGTGTAACAGAAAGACTTCTAAACTTTTGGAAAAAACACGAATTGATTCCGATTtgtataaaacaaaaagtaAGTTTTATTACAGGAGAGAACTCAATAATTCTAATGAAATCTTTAGATGAACGCTTAAATgataaactaaaaaaatattataaaaattttaaaatgagaTTTACTGGTCAAATGGCTTATAACTTTAGAAATTTAAGTGCTGCAATTTGCATTGTTTTGTTATTTAATAAGGTATCAACAGGTATAGAAgacaaaattattttttctgaaGAAAGTTGTGACAGAATAGAAAGATATTGTAAAGGCACTattgatattttagatattattGATTTACTGCCACTTATTGCtagaatatatttttctgaCCAAACAAACACATGTCTAAGTTTTTTACAACAAAGTGTTTTGTTACAGATTGGTTGTCAACAAAAGTCTCTTGATGACGTTGGAAAAATACATAGTCTAAAAGTTTATGAAGTtaatacaatattaatGAAGATTATGAATTTGCTAAAGAAtgatataataaagaaataa
- a CDS encoding spore wall protein 25-like, with protein sequence MLCFSQLLVFGMISVASCSSLMELVQQAAHSDSYNKICVDPKNCSRECDIKIPTFCIAFTDVYSCIAKAWCRPKCAIKCKVLPFVDVHRRHSVPCYVKKTLCYIEDRVGKKAFCCIKNDAIKILECIERNLRGGRREYALFTATILHNTSFLKVFEAKGDCCTDKYKSRGLLMITYEKNYKLLEKISCEKISYSKRPELLALPLEINIVNTILFWERLMNDKPKNFETMMDVLKPVSWLEYVKNDKQCPPALDIVERRRIYNELLVIYEN encoded by the coding sequence ATGTTATGTTTTTCTCAACTTTTAGTCTTTGGAATGATTTCTGTTGCTTCTTGCTCAAGTTTAATGGAATTGGTTCAACAAGCCGCACATTCAGATTCGTATAACAAAATATGTGTAGACCCAAAAAATTGTTCTCGAGAATGCGATATTAAGATACCAACCTTTTGCATAGCATTTACTGACGTATACTCATGTATTGCTAAGGCCTGGTGCAGACCAAAATGTGCTATTAAATGCAAAGTATTACCATTTGTTGATGTCCATAGAAGACATTCAGTGCCTTGCTATGTAAAGAAAACACTTTGTTACATAGAAGACAGAGTAGGTAAAAAGGCATTCtgttgtataaaaaatgatgcaataaaaattctcgAATGTAttgaaagaaatttaaGAGGAGGTAGAAGGGAATATGCTCTATTTACTGCTACCATTTTACATAatacttcatttttaaaggTATTTGAAGCGAAAGGAGATTGCTGTACTGACAAATACAAATCCAGAGGATTATTGATGATTacatatgaaaaaaattataagcTGTTAGAGAAAATATCAtgtgaaaaaatatcttacTCGAAAAGGCCAGAGCTTCTTGCTTTGccattagaaataaatattgttaATACAATTTTGTTCTGGGAGAGACTTATGAACGATAAACCAAAAAACTTTGAGACAATGATGGATGTTTTGAAACCAGTAAGTTGGTTAGAGTATGTGAAAAATGACAAACAATGCCCACCTGCTCTAGATATAGTTGAAAGAAGACGAATTTACAATGAATTGCTTGTaatatatgaaaattaa
- a CDS encoding spore wall protein 25-like produces the protein MILSIVPLFISLSQCTADTSSPDISTNETPTTPASNITIQSTVKRCYNVSKKNDTRTSHDICCSNIKVDIKQDELENGFVYRCPHSTNIILSDVCLVPEKFTNKSDEKPEEVINVSQPVLITEVEVETWNIIEQDVINSESSSKFVERASKKLKNFSDLRELGGHTHEVLEYSYEALHSNPARLAMFLTFGFFNTSAFNVFELEGDSKYKGRGLLMIEGEVEYEALEKKYGLDYVEVPSLMSEISRNSVYHSAEFFYKFNFMSVEEAYKFWIKHYSKNLEEKEVSFRRFKSLYFLLLTISEK, from the coding sequence ATGATTCTATCCATTGTTCCTCTGTTCATTTCCTTATCTCAATGTACTGCAGACACAAGTTCCCCCGATATTAGTACAAATGAGACACCTACCACTCCCGCCTCAAATATTACAATCCAATCTACTGTAAAACGGTGTTACAATGTTTCTAAAAAGAATGATACTAGAACTTCTCATGATATATGTTGTTCTAATATTAAAGTCGACATCAAACAAGATGAATTGGAAAATGGATTTGTTTATAGATGTCCTCATTCtactaatattatattgtcAGATGTTTGTCTAGTGCctgaaaaatttacaaataaaagtGATGAGAAACCCGAAGAAGTTATAAACGTTTCTCAACCCGTACTTATTACTGAAGTTGAAGTTGAGACATGGAACATCATTGAACAAGATGTTATAAATTCTGAATCTTCATCTAAATTTGTAGAAAGAGCttctaaaaaacttaaaaatttttctgaCTTACGTGAACTCGGTGGTCATACTCATGAAGTCTTAGAATATTCTTATGAAGCTTTACACTCCAATCCTGCTAGATTGGCAATGTTCTTGACCTTCGGATTCTTCAATACATCAGCTTTTAATGTTTTCGAGCTTGAAGGCGACTCAAAATACAAAGGCAGAGGTTTGTTGATGATTGAAGGTGAAGTCGAATACGAAGCAttagaaaagaaatatgGACTTGATTATGTAGAAGTACCTTCATTAATGAGTGAAATTAGTAGGAATTCAGTTTATCATTCTgctgaatttttttataaattcaattttatgAGTGTAGAAGAAGCCTATAAATTCTGGATTAAGCATTATAGTAAGAATTTAGAAGAGAAAGAGGTTTCTTttagaagatttaaaagtttgtattttttgttacTAACAATAagtgaaaaataa
- a CDS encoding 1-acyl-sn-glycerol-3-phosphate acyltransferase: protein MSTEREKTRTFLHDAIDIISMSTHSLESDDFNRCFQPTSRHEMESSGILYIFSFFIRYFILFPCRLTFLGICLIFYILLISKALFKDCRNEMTFAYIFIIKAINFALGARIKHHGTKHDSERPHIFVSNHTSFVDFILLSNYGRPHACVSENHGGLFYMLFNLILGRNGSIAFKRSERLDRSLVKERMRHHVSSSKLPMLVFPEGTCVNNNYSVMFQKGVFELDIDVCPISIKYKRNLLDPYWNRRKHGFALHIFYLMTRWCIEADVYWLPPIRREENETPVEFGNRAKSLISEKANIQNTLWNGYMKSSPAIKDRELHKVAFINIYRQIRNKEEAEIFTDEYFCFSKIKYDKFLNDVLQEYHRLKNIPLSEQESLISLINIKSYGDIRKNKRCSCKNYKTKKINKKKYKIRNCRLEMYKSNLYKH, encoded by the coding sequence ATGTCAACAGAGAGAGAAAAAACCAGAACTTTTTTACATGACGCAATAGACATCATCTCAATGAGTACACACTCACTAGAGTCAGATGACTTTAATAGATGTTTCCAACCTACTTCAAGACATGAAATGGAATCAAGTGGCATTTTATACATCttctcattttttataagatatTTCATTCTTTTCCCTTGTAGACTGACTTTCTTAGGAATTTGtttgatattttacattttactAATTTCTAAAGCTCTTTTTAAAGATTGTAGAAATGAAATGACTTTTgcttatattttcataattaaGGCTATAAATTTCGCACTAGGGGCGAGAATAAAACATCATGGGACTAAACATGATTCAGAGAGACCTCATATCTTTGTATCAAATCATACTTCTTTCGTAGACTTCATTCTACTGAGCAATTATGGGAGGCCTCATGCTTGTGTCTCAGAAAATCATGGTGGATTATTTTACATGttgtttaatttaatactaGGCAGAAATGGGAGTATAGCTTTCAAGAGATCAGAAAGACTAGATAGATCTCTAGTGAAAGAGAGAATGAGGCATCATGTCTCAAGTAGTAAACTACCCATGCTTGTATTCCCAGAAGGGACATGtgtaaataataattattcaGTCATGTTCCAGAAGGGAGTATTTGAACTTGACATTGATGTGTGTCCAATAAGCATTAAATATAAGAGAAATCTACTAGATCCATACTGGAATAGAAGGAAACATGGATTCGCTTTACATATCTTCTATCTAATGACTAGATGGTGTATAGAAGCAGATGTCTACTGGTTACCACCAATAAGAAGAGAAGAAAACGAAACACCAGTCGAATTTGGAAATAGAGCAAAAAGCCTTATTTCTGAGAAGGCGAATATTCAAAACACCCTTTGGAATGGATATATGAAAAGTAGTCCAGCGATAAAAGACAGAGAATTACACAAAGTGGCCTTTATAAACATATACAGacaaattagaaataaagaagaagcAGAAATATTCACAGATGAATATTTCTGCTttagtaaaattaaatatgacAAATTCTTAAATGACGTACTACAAGAATATCACagattgaaaaatattccaCTTTCAGAACAAGAGTCATTAATTTcactaataaatataaaatcataCGGAGACATaaggaaaaataaaagatgctcgtgtaaaaattataaaactaagaaaattaataaaaagaaatataaaataaggAATTGTAGACTAGAAATGTATAAAAGTAATTTATACAAGCACTAA